A stretch of the Rosa rugosa chromosome 5, drRosRugo1.1, whole genome shotgun sequence genome encodes the following:
- the LOC133709223 gene encoding uncharacterized protein LOC133709223 yields MFVAEKSAIFNKLSPYLFVKKNGREFGTILAKRRDLQPENPSTQGGKFVFPPLRVSNTILARSVVAVLGLGFIDAGYSGDWSRIGVISKEIEDLLKVAAFLVVPFCLFLIFSISKEQED; encoded by the exons ATGTTTGTGGCAGAAAAAAGCGCCATCTTTAACAAGCTCTCCCCCTATCTGTTTGTGAAGAAAAATGGCAGAGAATTCGGAACCATATTAGCTAAAAGGAGAGATTTGCAACCTGAAAATCCAAGTACTCAAGGAGGAAAATTCGTCTTCCCCCCATTGAGGGTTTCGAATACAATTCTTGCTAGGTCTGTGGTGGCTGTGCTGGGATTAGGATTCATCGATGCAGG GTATAGTGGAGACTGGTCAAGGATTGGAGTGATCTCAAAAGAGATTGAGGACTTGCTAAAGGTTGCTGCATTTCTAGTTGTTCCATTCTGTTTGTTCCTCATATTTTCTATCTCCAAAGAACAGGAGGATTGA
- the LOC133712513 gene encoding nuclear pore complex protein NUP43 has protein sequence MAIGTALSEPPKIYRFPQSKYIDSVRWLPPISALDRFAVIAVFDSDSDSSSIQIHSFTQDPSPNLTPDSQWDSPSRVSSLTASQFKHKSLVAAAAFSGSLHVLFTDAVDPSSFESELSLPEKALHDGPIACVDVMDSGLECVTVGEDGRVNLVSLGESELSYRRIFDSSGLVSFTSAKWASPSEFATGGFGFSLQWWDQRKPGGAVSQFKGDWNQRKGSGIVHSIDIHPSRKHTCLAGGSLGTVFAWDLRWPQQPLLLSGVGSGEASCSPCESEVWEVQYDPYVKSSNVGNVSSRILPTMICSEDGIIAVVEQGEEPIELSAEPCAINSFDIDQQYPSDVIYSLEWESIAILTRP, from the exons ATGGCAATAGGCACAGCACTCTCAGAGCCTCCCAAAATCTACAGATTCCCACAATCCAAGTACATAGACTCCGTCCGGTGGCTGCCTCCTATCTCAGCCTTGGACCGCTTTGCCGTGATCGCGGTTTTCGACTCGGATTCGGACTCTTCCTCCATACAAATCCACTCTTTCACCCAAGACCCATCACCAAATCTAACCCCCGACTCGCAATGGGACTCACCCTCGCGAGTTTCCTCTCTCACGGCGTCTCAATTCAAGCACAAGTCCCTCGTGGCCGCCGCAGCGTTTTCGGGTTCCCTTCACGTCTTGTTCACCGATGCAGTGGACCCTTCGTCGTTTGAATCGGAGCTTTCGTTGCCCGAAAAGGCATTGCATGATGGCCCCATTGCTTGTGTGGATGTGATGGATAGTGGGCTTGAGTGTGTCACTGTTGGGGAAGATGGGAGGGTCAATCTAGTCAGTTTGGGGGAGTCTGAGCTCAGCTATAGGAGGATTTTCGATAGCAGTGGGTTGGTTTCGTTTACTTCGGCGAAATGGGCATCGCCGAGTGAGTTTGCTACTGGAGGATTTGGGTTTAGTCTGCAGTGGTGGGATCAGAGAAAGCCTGGTGGGGCGGTTTCTCAGTTCAAGGGTGACTG GAATCAAAGAAAAGGTTCCGGGATCGTACATTCCATTGATATTCATCCATCAAGAAAGCACACTTGTCTG GCAGGAGGCTCTTTAGGTACTGTATTTGCCTGGGATCTTAGGTGGCCACAACAGCCTCTTTTACTCTCTGGGGTTGGGTCAGGTGAAGCAAGCTGCTCACCATGTGAAAGTGAGGTTTGGGAGGTTCAGTATGACCCCTATGTAAAGTCTTCGAACGTAGGAAATGTTTCTTCACGTATTTTACCTACTATGATCTGTTCTGAGGATGGAATTATTGCTGTTGTTGAACAGG GTGAGGAACCCATTGAGCTCTCAGCAGAACCTTGTGCAATCAACAGTTTTGACATAGACCAGCAATATCCTTCT GATGTGATATACAGCCTGGAGTGGGAATCTATAGCCATCTTGACAAGGCCATGA